In Gemmata obscuriglobus, a single genomic region encodes these proteins:
- a CDS encoding peptidylprolyl isomerase, with translation MTHPFRCAVVVLLGALAGPAGGAEPGPIPDRVREEWKLDRFYQKYADAGVLVVGSAKVSDHALAEAAWIVDRMLDGRKDILDAMRKNRVRVVVMAATEYTTDVPEHARMKPKLYWDRRARGLGATLANPAVSCGEENLLGYAGDPYPGENIFVHEFAHAIHGTGLSTTDPTFDKRLRAAYQAALDRGLWKNTYAATNHSEYWAEGVQCWFDDNAPPDALHNEVRTRKKLTDYDPALAALCKEVFGDKDWRYQRPAKRKPEDTKHLAGYDPKRAPRFEWRDAPLGARPRATLQTELGDFDVELDARAAPEAAALFLKIALEGGYHSGAFDRATRTGQAPPTGTIGASPNAAWIERTAKGPKVELAASKEKPADGTIALVRGGTAPGAFVVFVGVPPAGGTGDVVPFGKVVKGADVVAKLLAAERDGKLNVGVRRVIRAE, from the coding sequence ATGACGCACCCGTTCCGATGCGCCGTGGTGGTTCTGCTGGGGGCACTGGCCGGCCCGGCCGGCGGCGCCGAGCCCGGCCCGATTCCCGACCGCGTGCGCGAGGAGTGGAAGCTCGACCGCTTTTACCAGAAGTACGCCGACGCCGGGGTGCTGGTGGTCGGCTCGGCGAAGGTGTCCGACCACGCGCTGGCGGAAGCGGCCTGGATCGTCGACCGGATGCTCGACGGGCGAAAAGACATCCTCGACGCGATGCGTAAGAACCGGGTTCGTGTCGTGGTGATGGCCGCGACCGAGTACACCACCGACGTGCCCGAGCACGCGCGCATGAAGCCGAAGCTGTACTGGGACCGCCGCGCCCGCGGGCTGGGCGCGACCCTCGCCAACCCGGCGGTCAGTTGCGGCGAGGAGAACCTGCTGGGCTACGCCGGCGACCCGTACCCGGGCGAGAACATCTTCGTTCACGAGTTCGCCCACGCGATCCACGGCACCGGCTTGAGCACAACCGACCCGACCTTCGACAAGCGGCTCCGGGCGGCCTACCAGGCCGCGCTCGACCGCGGGCTGTGGAAGAACACGTACGCCGCCACCAACCACAGCGAGTACTGGGCCGAAGGGGTGCAGTGCTGGTTCGACGACAACGCCCCGCCGGACGCGCTGCACAACGAGGTGCGCACCCGCAAGAAGCTCACGGACTACGACCCGGCCCTTGCGGCGCTCTGCAAGGAGGTGTTCGGGGACAAGGACTGGCGGTACCAGCGCCCCGCGAAGCGCAAGCCGGAAGACACCAAGCACCTCGCGGGGTACGATCCCAAACGCGCGCCGCGGTTCGAATGGCGCGACGCCCCGCTCGGCGCCCGGCCCCGGGCCACGCTCCAGACCGAACTGGGCGACTTCGATGTCGAACTCGACGCCAGGGCCGCGCCGGAGGCCGCGGCCCTGTTCCTCAAAATCGCGCTCGAGGGCGGCTACCACAGCGGCGCGTTCGACCGCGCCACGCGAACCGGGCAAGCGCCCCCGACCGGAACAATCGGCGCGAGTCCGAACGCCGCGTGGATCGAGCGCACCGCGAAGGGGCCGAAAGTCGAACTCGCGGCGTCGAAGGAGAAGCCCGCGGACGGCACCATTGCGCTGGTGCGCGGCGGAACCGCCCCCGGGGCGTTCGTGGTGTTCGTCGGCGTGCCGCCGGCCGGCGGAACGGGCGACGTGGTCCCGTTCGGAAAGGTAGTCAAGGGCGCGGACGTGGTCGCGAAGCTGCTCGCGGCCGAGCGCGACGGCAAGCTGAACGTGGGCGTCCGCCGGGTGATCCGCGCCGAATAG
- a CDS encoding ABC transporter ATP-binding protein, with protein MSAPLLEVRDLEAGYGPINVLHRLSLTVNPGEIVTMIGANGAGKTTTLNAVSGVVKTRAGSVTFDGKPLAGVPAHNIVRLGLAQSPEGRKIFARLTVRENLEMGAFTRADADGVRADIKKAYSMFPILEKRQAQPGGLLSGGEQQMLAIARALMSRPKLLLLDEPSLGLAPQIVVQIFDVIRTLNREQGMSVLLVEQNARMALKVAHRGYVLETGRITCTDRADVLLHDPRIREAYLGE; from the coding sequence GTGAGTGCCCCGCTGCTCGAAGTGCGCGACCTCGAAGCCGGGTACGGCCCGATCAACGTGCTGCACCGGCTCTCGCTGACGGTGAACCCCGGCGAGATCGTGACCATGATCGGCGCCAACGGCGCCGGCAAGACCACCACCCTCAACGCCGTCTCCGGCGTCGTGAAGACGCGGGCCGGGAGCGTCACGTTCGACGGGAAGCCGCTCGCCGGGGTGCCGGCGCACAACATCGTGCGGCTGGGGCTCGCGCAGTCCCCCGAGGGCCGCAAGATCTTCGCCCGGCTGACGGTGCGCGAGAACCTCGAGATGGGCGCGTTCACCCGCGCCGACGCCGACGGGGTCCGGGCCGACATCAAGAAGGCCTACTCGATGTTCCCGATCCTGGAGAAGCGCCAGGCCCAGCCGGGCGGGCTGCTCTCCGGCGGCGAGCAGCAGATGCTGGCCATCGCCCGCGCGCTCATGTCCCGGCCCAAGCTGCTGCTGCTGGACGAGCCGTCGCTCGGGCTGGCCCCGCAGATCGTGGTGCAGATCTTCGACGTGATCCGCACCCTGAACCGCGAACAGGGGATGTCGGTGCTGCTGGTGGAGCAGAACGCCCGCATGGCGCTGAAGGTGGCGCACCGCGGGTACGTGCTGGAGACGGGCCGCATCACCTGCACCGACCGCGCCGACGTGCTGCTCCACGACCCCCGCATCCGCGAAGCGTACCTGGGCGAGTAG
- a CDS encoding branched-chain amino acid ABC transporter permease gives MSLVRGALGYWMVAGFVLLAAVPFLPYRDAPIYGTQAIPVLCFVILALGLNVVVGYTGLLHLGIAAFFGIGAYTAGVLTTTAFPFGSSFVVVAVASALAAAAVGVATTAPTLRLRGDYLALVTLGFGLITIYVIRNLAAITDGTQGLTPVAPDFFPGIDDPVLPKSRPGWSNSWRKYPYLYYLCLGLLAAVVVFLRNLERSRLGRAWVALREDELAASCMGLNPARLKLSAIALGAGLAGLAGALFAVSQNGTTEPKAYGFERSMIALCCVILGGLGNRPGVILGVVLLVGYDQILTPLLDNWLQAQKLNPNGKEYLKVSGWRLCIFGLALILMMRLRPEGLLPSARQKRELHPEKDEAAGEAAARAEVEGHEAGGAARA, from the coding sequence ATGAGTCTGGTGCGCGGCGCGCTCGGGTACTGGATGGTCGCGGGGTTCGTGCTGCTGGCGGCGGTGCCGTTCCTGCCGTACCGGGACGCCCCGATCTACGGCACCCAGGCCATCCCGGTGCTGTGCTTCGTGATCCTGGCGCTGGGCCTGAACGTGGTGGTCGGGTACACCGGCCTGCTGCACCTCGGGATCGCGGCGTTCTTCGGCATCGGCGCGTACACCGCCGGCGTGCTCACCACCACCGCGTTCCCCTTCGGCTCCAGTTTCGTGGTGGTCGCGGTCGCGTCCGCGCTGGCCGCGGCGGCGGTGGGCGTGGCCACCACCGCGCCCACGCTGCGCTTGCGCGGCGACTACCTGGCGCTGGTCACCCTCGGGTTCGGGCTCATCACCATTTACGTGATCCGCAACCTGGCCGCGATCACCGACGGGACGCAGGGCCTCACGCCGGTGGCGCCGGACTTCTTCCCGGGCATCGACGACCCGGTGCTGCCGAAGTCGCGGCCCGGGTGGAGCAACAGTTGGCGCAAGTACCCGTACCTGTACTACCTGTGCCTCGGCCTCCTGGCGGCGGTGGTGGTCTTCCTGCGGAACCTGGAGCGGAGCCGCCTGGGCCGCGCGTGGGTCGCGCTGCGCGAGGACGAGCTCGCGGCGTCGTGCATGGGGCTCAACCCGGCCCGGCTGAAGCTCTCGGCGATCGCGCTGGGCGCCGGGCTGGCCGGGCTGGCCGGGGCGCTGTTCGCGGTGTCGCAGAACGGCACCACGGAGCCGAAGGCGTACGGGTTCGAGCGGTCCATGATCGCGCTGTGCTGCGTGATCCTCGGCGGGCTCGGCAACCGGCCCGGGGTGATTCTCGGCGTGGTGCTGCTGGTGGGCTACGACCAGATCCTCACCCCGCTGCTGGACAACTGGCTGCAAGCGCAGAAGCTGAACCCGAACGGCAAAGAGTACCTGAAGGTGAGTGGGTGGCGGCTGTGCATCTTCGGGCTGGCGCTCATCCTGATGATGCGGCTGCGCCCCGAAGGGCTGCTCCCGTCCGCGCGCCAGAAGCGCGAGCTGCACCCCGAAAAGGACGAAGCCGCCGGCGAGGCCGCCGCGCGGGCGGAGGTCGAGGGGCACGAGGCCGGCGGGGCCGCCCGCGCGTGA
- a CDS encoding branched-chain amino acid ABC transporter permease — translation MLDSLATALGPAFYQYLLIGLVTGLLYALIALGYTMVYGIIELINFAHGDLFMLGSFLALQVAIWVGAATATGEATGAAALPTILLMLVAAPVFCAGLNVTVDRVVYKPLRNAPKLAPLVSAIGVSFIFMNIGVFWMGTYDLNFPKLVPQDNLTPGARIALNYKHIMVLAVTLPVMVALTVFVRYTSLGKAMRATAQNPTAAQLMGINVDRVIAATFAIGGGLGGVAAVVYGLYNNTVGYMMGFQTGLYAFTAAVLGGIGNIPGAVLGGIIIGLVRSLGSAYVGEQWSEALIFAILIVILIFRPNGILGARTREKV, via the coding sequence ATGCTCGACTCGCTCGCCACTGCCCTCGGCCCCGCGTTCTACCAGTACCTGCTCATCGGGCTGGTGACCGGCCTGCTGTACGCGCTCATCGCGCTCGGCTACACGATGGTGTACGGCATCATCGAGCTGATCAACTTCGCCCACGGCGACCTGTTCATGCTGGGCTCGTTCCTGGCGCTCCAGGTCGCCATCTGGGTCGGGGCCGCGACCGCCACCGGCGAGGCCACCGGCGCCGCCGCGCTGCCCACCATCCTACTGATGCTGGTCGCGGCGCCGGTGTTCTGCGCCGGGCTCAACGTGACCGTAGACCGGGTCGTCTACAAGCCGCTGCGGAACGCGCCGAAGCTGGCCCCGCTGGTGTCCGCCATCGGGGTCAGCTTCATTTTCATGAACATCGGCGTGTTCTGGATGGGCACCTACGACCTGAACTTCCCCAAACTGGTCCCGCAGGACAACCTGACCCCCGGCGCCCGGATCGCGCTCAACTACAAGCACATCATGGTGCTCGCGGTGACCCTCCCGGTGATGGTCGCGCTGACCGTGTTCGTGCGGTACACGTCCCTCGGGAAGGCGATGCGGGCGACCGCCCAGAACCCGACCGCGGCCCAGCTCATGGGCATCAACGTGGACCGCGTGATCGCCGCGACGTTCGCGATCGGCGGCGGGCTCGGCGGGGTCGCGGCGGTGGTGTACGGGCTGTACAACAACACCGTCGGCTACATGATGGGGTTCCAGACCGGGCTGTACGCGTTCACCGCGGCGGTGCTCGGCGGGATCGGCAACATCCCCGGGGCGGTGCTCGGCGGCATCATCATCGGCCTCGTCCGCTCGCTCGGCAGCGCCTACGTCGGCGAGCAGTGGAGCGAGGCGCTCATCTTCGCGATCCTGATCGTGATCCTGATTTTCCGGCCCAACGGTATCCTCGGGGCCCGCACGCGGGAGAAGGTATGA
- a CDS encoding branched-chain amino acid ABC transporter substrate-binding protein: protein MNRRKFLGAAAAAAVPALVTGCGGGGSTDDGKGGGGGGGAAPGTPGVIRIVSSLPRTGSAKGQTNTIVNGIQMAIEDYGGKVGDFKIEYSDWDDATAASGSWDGPTEKANAQKAVADPDVMAYIGPYNSNAAKVSMPELNEAGLLQVSPAVTWPGLTKKIKGVAPDEPEKYRPAKKKNFCRVCTTDDLQGPLAADFAAEVLKAKRVYILNDKELYGEGLAKLFRQRCEELKLEIVGDEGINTTSIEFGGLMTKIKGLNPDLVYFGGTTQSKGGQVAKDMVGAGLTCPILAPDGCYEQAFIDSAGAANLNGRAYVSIVGLDPSQLTGKGAEFVKRYKEKYKTAPEAFALYGYECAKVVLEAIKKVNKKDREAILKEVLATKNFTAGAVGGAEGWGFDNNGDTTLRQVTISVVENGKFVPKKTVTK from the coding sequence ATGAACCGCCGCAAGTTCCTCGGCGCAGCCGCCGCGGCGGCCGTGCCCGCCCTGGTCACCGGGTGCGGCGGGGGCGGCTCCACCGACGACGGGAAAGGCGGCGGGGGAGGGGGCGGGGCCGCCCCGGGCACCCCGGGCGTGATCCGCATCGTCTCCAGCCTGCCGCGCACCGGCAGCGCCAAGGGGCAAACGAACACGATCGTCAACGGCATCCAGATGGCGATCGAGGACTACGGCGGGAAGGTCGGCGACTTCAAGATCGAGTACTCCGACTGGGACGACGCCACCGCCGCGTCCGGGTCGTGGGACGGCCCGACCGAGAAGGCCAACGCGCAGAAGGCGGTCGCGGACCCGGACGTGATGGCGTACATCGGGCCGTACAACTCGAACGCGGCCAAGGTCAGCATGCCGGAGCTGAACGAGGCCGGCCTGTTGCAGGTCTCGCCGGCCGTCACCTGGCCGGGGCTGACCAAGAAGATCAAGGGCGTCGCCCCGGACGAGCCGGAGAAGTACCGGCCCGCCAAGAAGAAGAACTTCTGCCGCGTGTGCACCACCGACGACCTGCAAGGGCCGCTGGCGGCCGACTTCGCCGCCGAGGTGCTGAAGGCCAAGCGGGTCTACATCCTCAACGACAAGGAGCTGTACGGCGAGGGGCTCGCCAAGCTGTTCCGCCAGCGGTGCGAGGAGCTGAAGCTGGAGATCGTCGGCGACGAGGGCATCAACACCACGAGCATCGAGTTCGGCGGGCTGATGACCAAGATCAAGGGGCTGAACCCGGACCTCGTGTACTTCGGCGGCACCACCCAGAGCAAGGGCGGGCAGGTCGCGAAGGACATGGTCGGCGCGGGGCTGACGTGCCCGATCCTCGCCCCGGACGGGTGCTACGAGCAGGCGTTCATCGACAGCGCCGGGGCCGCGAACCTGAACGGCCGCGCCTACGTGAGCATCGTGGGCCTCGACCCGTCGCAGCTGACCGGCAAGGGGGCCGAGTTCGTCAAGCGGTACAAGGAGAAGTACAAGACGGCCCCGGAGGCGTTCGCGCTGTACGGCTACGAGTGCGCGAAGGTGGTGCTGGAGGCGATCAAGAAGGTGAACAAGAAGGACCGCGAGGCGATCCTGAAGGAAGTGCTCGCGACCAAGAACTTCACCGCCGGGGCGGTGGGCGGGGCCGAGGGCTGGGGCTTCGACAACAACGGCGACACCACCCTGCGGCAGGTGACGATCAGCGTCGTGGAGAACGGCAAGTTCGTGCCCAAGAAGACCGTCACCAAGTAG
- a CDS encoding branched-chain amino acid ABC transporter substrate-binding protein, whose translation MNRRAFLAAAAASSAAPLLAAQPKDKVKLVSSLPRTGSAKGQTDGIVNAIKMAIADFEKVVPFAVSYEDLDDATPQTGAWDTDQETANAEKAVADKDVVAFIGPYNSGAARVSAPILNRAGLVQVTPSASWPGLTKSAPGADADEPGRYRPGKEITFFRVCPHDASQGPLSADFAANDLKAKSVYVLNDKELYGASVAGGFKTRCEALKVKVAGDEGVGPGADFRALAKRIGAANPDVVYFGGTSQSGGPRLARALHAEKVNCPLLFPDGCYEPAFVEAVGADVLDEMKVFVTVGGIAPAHLKGAGAAFVKRYTAKYGKAPEAVAVYGYEAAAVVLEALRTAGKKDRAAVRKAVAATKEFDKGVLGKWGFDADGDTTLQPLTVAVIEKKEFRAVKVLGTK comes from the coding sequence ATGAACCGCCGCGCGTTCCTCGCCGCCGCTGCCGCATCGAGCGCCGCCCCGCTCCTCGCGGCCCAGCCGAAGGATAAGGTCAAGCTCGTGTCGAGCCTGCCGCGGACCGGTAGCGCGAAGGGCCAGACGGACGGCATCGTGAACGCCATCAAGATGGCGATCGCGGACTTCGAGAAGGTCGTGCCGTTCGCCGTGAGTTACGAGGACCTGGACGACGCCACGCCTCAAACGGGGGCGTGGGACACCGATCAGGAGACGGCCAACGCGGAGAAGGCCGTCGCGGACAAGGACGTGGTGGCGTTCATCGGGCCGTACAACTCCGGCGCCGCCCGGGTCTCGGCCCCGATCCTGAACCGCGCCGGGCTGGTGCAGGTCACGCCGTCGGCGTCGTGGCCCGGGCTGACCAAGAGCGCCCCCGGGGCGGACGCGGACGAGCCGGGGCGCTACCGGCCGGGGAAGGAAATCACCTTCTTCCGCGTGTGCCCGCACGACGCCAGCCAGGGGCCGCTGTCGGCCGACTTCGCCGCAAACGATTTGAAGGCGAAGAGCGTGTACGTGCTGAACGACAAGGAGCTGTACGGGGCGTCCGTGGCGGGCGGGTTCAAGACGCGGTGCGAGGCGCTGAAGGTTAAGGTGGCGGGCGACGAGGGCGTCGGCCCGGGCGCGGACTTCCGGGCGCTGGCCAAGCGGATCGGGGCGGCGAACCCGGACGTTGTGTACTTCGGCGGCACCAGCCAGAGCGGCGGCCCGCGGCTCGCACGCGCCCTCCACGCGGAAAAGGTGAACTGCCCGCTCCTGTTCCCGGACGGGTGCTACGAGCCGGCGTTCGTCGAGGCCGTCGGGGCCGACGTGCTGGACGAAATGAAGGTGTTCGTCACCGTCGGCGGGATCGCGCCGGCGCACCTGAAAGGGGCGGGCGCCGCGTTCGTGAAGCGGTACACGGCGAAGTACGGCAAGGCGCCCGAAGCGGTCGCGGTGTACGGGTACGAGGCGGCGGCGGTGGTGCTGGAGGCGCTCCGGACGGCCGGCAAAAAGGACCGCGCGGCGGTGCGCAAAGCCGTCGCCGCCACGAAGGAATTCGACAAGGGCGTGCTGGGCAAGTGGGGCTTCGACGCCGACGGCGACACGACGCTCCAGCCGCTCACCGTGGCGGTGATCGAGAAGAAGGAGTTCCGGGCCGTAAAGGTGCTCGGGACGAAGTGA
- the dtd gene encoding D-aminoacyl-tRNA deacylase, whose protein sequence is MRAVLQRVRHARVTVGDEPTGEISRGWLVLLGVGPGDTQKSVDWLADKVANLRAFEDAAGKMNLSVQDVSGGVLVVSQFTLYGDCLKGRRPSFTGAAPPAVAEPLYEAFATALKMLGVPVATGRFCADMLVELANDGPVTFVLDVPV, encoded by the coding sequence ATGCGCGCCGTCCTGCAACGTGTACGCCACGCCCGGGTGACCGTCGGCGACGAACCGACCGGCGAAATATCCCGCGGGTGGCTGGTGCTCCTCGGGGTCGGACCCGGCGATACGCAAAAGTCGGTCGACTGGCTGGCCGATAAAGTCGCCAACCTGCGTGCGTTCGAGGACGCCGCCGGCAAGATGAACCTGTCCGTACAGGACGTGAGCGGCGGCGTGCTGGTCGTCAGCCAGTTCACGCTGTACGGCGACTGCCTGAAGGGGCGCCGGCCGAGCTTCACGGGCGCGGCCCCGCCCGCGGTCGCGGAGCCGCTGTACGAGGCGTTCGCGACGGCACTGAAGATGCTCGGGGTGCCGGTCGCGACCGGGCGGTTCTGCGCCGACATGCTGGTGGAACTGGCGAACGACGGCCCGGTGACCTTTGTGCTCGATGTCCCGGTTTGA
- a CDS encoding TIGR02996 domain-containing protein encodes MSDEAGFLGKLLEAPADDTTRLVYADWLTERGDPESAAKARFLRLTVRFRQSGRTNEHQQAELQPLAAALPPEWLGVVSSLKVEGCPAKAPGPARAGLRRGGLFRFVCDQGWDEMTPTGEPTVRYCAQCGETVHYCDTITEARKHADEGHCVAVDLGIVRRKDDLAPPRRMMMIGRPSPESIRREEERHKLDPVSEAREARKRRDAADAAG; translated from the coding sequence ATGAGCGACGAAGCTGGCTTTCTCGGCAAACTGCTCGAAGCCCCCGCCGACGACACGACGCGGCTCGTGTACGCCGACTGGCTCACCGAGCGGGGCGACCCGGAGAGCGCCGCCAAGGCCCGGTTCCTGCGGCTCACGGTCCGGTTCCGCCAGAGTGGGCGCACCAACGAACACCAGCAGGCCGAGCTGCAACCGCTGGCCGCGGCGCTGCCGCCGGAGTGGCTCGGGGTGGTGAGCAGCCTGAAGGTCGAAGGGTGCCCGGCAAAAGCGCCGGGACCGGCACGTGCCGGTCTCCGCCGCGGCGGTCTGTTCCGGTTCGTGTGCGATCAGGGCTGGGATGAAATGACCCCGACCGGTGAGCCGACCGTCCGGTATTGCGCGCAATGCGGTGAGACCGTTCACTACTGCGATACAATCACGGAAGCGCGGAAGCACGCCGACGAGGGCCACTGTGTCGCGGTCGATCTGGGGATCGTCCGGCGCAAAGACGACCTCGCCCCGCCCCGGCGCATGATGATGATCGGGCGCCCGAGCCCCGAATCGATACGACGGGAAGAAGAGCGCCACAAGCTCGACCCGGTGTCCGAAGCCCGCGAGGCACGCAAGCGACGAGACGCGGCCGACGCCGCGGGCTGA
- a CDS encoding TIGR02996 domain-containing protein, giving the protein MNDEAGFLRALLDAPADDTTRLVLADWLDERGDPESQTKAHFLRASVRLAGTNEGANHPTELRDLAHGLPPEWVAVASKVPVERCADPAAKPSGRPNAEAEFQRLGVRFNFICDQRWDELRPTGDARVRHCERCQKSVRYCDTMEAARAQAKFGNCIAVSPAEERETGDLDIASKMLTLGAPGLI; this is encoded by the coding sequence ATGAACGACGAAGCCGGCTTCCTGCGCGCGCTGCTCGACGCTCCGGCCGACGACACCACGCGCCTGGTGCTCGCGGATTGGCTCGACGAGCGCGGCGATCCCGAGAGCCAGACGAAGGCGCACTTCCTGCGGGCCAGCGTGCGACTCGCTGGAACGAACGAGGGAGCGAATCACCCAACGGAACTGCGCGACCTCGCACACGGGCTGCCGCCGGAGTGGGTCGCGGTCGCGAGCAAGGTTCCGGTCGAGCGCTGCGCCGACCCCGCGGCCAAGCCCTCGGGGCGCCCGAACGCCGAAGCCGAGTTCCAGCGGCTCGGGGTGCGGTTCAACTTCATTTGTGACCAGCGGTGGGATGAACTGCGCCCCACCGGGGACGCCCGCGTGCGGCACTGCGAACGGTGCCAGAAGTCCGTCCGCTACTGCGACACCATGGAGGCGGCCCGGGCACAGGCGAAGTTCGGGAACTGCATCGCCGTCAGCCCGGCGGAGGAGCGCGAAACGGGCGACCTGGACATCGCTTCGAAGATGCTCACCCTCGGCGCGCCGGGGCTGATCTGA
- a CDS encoding TIGR02996 domain-containing protein: protein MDEEAGFLAAIGLAPAEDTTRLAYADWLDEQSDPGCRAKAEFIRLETRLATEPVDDYPALTAHLRQLAAGLNPDWLAVVSRPPVENCRGRLDQECPGAWSRLVPSELNARTCGSCLKTVHYVRSLADAQPHVRARSPVVVSLGVVREPGDIPPSRLLWNACWERPALLERKRLSRNGNGPRPDPPHPGAEEAREPPRPAPPRRQNRRPRRIERENWEELE, encoded by the coding sequence ATGGACGAAGAAGCCGGCTTCCTCGCCGCGATCGGCCTGGCGCCCGCCGAGGACACCACCCGCCTCGCCTACGCCGACTGGCTCGACGAGCAGTCCGACCCGGGGTGCCGGGCGAAGGCGGAGTTCATCCGCCTCGAAACGCGCCTCGCCACCGAACCGGTCGACGATTACCCCGCCCTGACTGCGCACCTCCGGCAACTGGCCGCGGGGCTGAACCCCGACTGGCTGGCGGTCGTCAGTCGCCCGCCGGTCGAGAACTGCCGGGGGCGTCTGGACCAGGAGTGCCCCGGCGCCTGGTCCCGGCTGGTCCCGAGCGAGCTGAACGCCCGGACGTGCGGCTCCTGTCTGAAAACGGTTCACTACGTCCGCTCCCTCGCGGACGCGCAGCCCCACGTGCGCGCCCGGAGCCCGGTCGTCGTCTCACTCGGGGTGGTGCGCGAGCCCGGCGACATCCCGCCGAGCCGGCTGCTCTGGAACGCGTGCTGGGAGCGGCCGGCGCTGCTCGAGCGCAAGCGCCTGTCGCGGAACGGGAACGGGCCGCGGCCGGACCCGCCGCACCCGGGCGCGGAGGAGGCACGCGAACCGCCCCGGCCGGCCCCGCCCCGTCGGCAGAACCGGCGGCCCCGCCGCATCGAACGCGAGAACTGGGAGGAACTGGAATAG
- a CDS encoding DUF1573 domain-containing protein, translating to MISHAKWAVVAKWALLTGLLAGGGYAGVAGVLQVAGKRTPAGLSVTTPEFDLGEHKAGHVAKVSVQLVNDSPAPARVLGVYKDCTCLMVDAPFPVEIPAGGAITIPVEVVFPAAPGPFVSKLAFFTDEQHIRQLRVKLVGVTSRG from the coding sequence ATGATTTCGCACGCGAAATGGGCGGTTGTTGCCAAATGGGCACTCTTGACGGGTCTGTTGGCCGGGGGCGGATACGCCGGCGTCGCTGGCGTGTTGCAGGTGGCTGGCAAGCGCACTCCGGCCGGCCTGTCCGTGACAACCCCCGAGTTCGATCTCGGCGAGCACAAAGCGGGGCACGTCGCAAAAGTCAGCGTGCAACTTGTCAACGACTCTCCAGCTCCGGCCCGGGTACTCGGCGTTTACAAGGACTGCACCTGCTTGATGGTTGATGCCCCCTTTCCCGTTGAGATCCCGGCAGGGGGGGCAATCACGATACCAGTGGAGGTGGTCTTCCCGGCCGCCCCCGGGCCGTTCGTCAGTAAGCTGGCGTTTTTCACCGACGAGCAACACATTCGGCAACTGCGGGTCAAACTGGTCGGCGTAACTTCCCGCGGTTGA